A window of the Vigna angularis cultivar LongXiaoDou No.4 chromosome 3, ASM1680809v1, whole genome shotgun sequence genome harbors these coding sequences:
- the LOC108324431 gene encoding uncharacterized protein LOC108324431: MSSFPSSEERTVASSLLLLNTSPPSPLLSTPKFPSDSSDAVPERRSNNSTRSGQISIFYCSNKSSSSSLTNDSGDSSEKEIKSHSVSFSAILRYNQMKLKIARKIRSKVTWTSSCSGDRKPNAGEAANMLSPVSASGEVSSCLSSSSSGISSARSLRYAKRCRGAIVERVTGIGRETAEPSSRPAGSPHLRRRGEAILKLLSCGDSSEVKIRQMLGDSPDTSKALRMLLRVDAVKRSGSGGRYDPYVYTVHIFIIH; this comes from the exons ATGTCTTCATTTCCGAGTTCGGAAGAACGAACTGTTGCATCGTCTCTGCTTCTTCTCAACACCTCACCTCCGTCTCCCTTGCTTTCTACTCCAAA GTTTCCCTCTGATTCAAGCGATGCAGTTCCAGAGAGGAGAAGCAACAACAGCACGCGTTCCGGACAAATATCGATTTTCTACTGTTCTAATAAATCCTCATCTTCCTCTCTCACCAATGACAGCGGTGATTCATCGGAGAAAGAGATCAAATCGCACAGTGTATCATTCTCTGCTATCTTGCGTTATAATCAGATGAAGCTTAAG aTTGCAAGGAAGATAAGATCGAAGGTCACGTGGACCTCATCGTGCTCCGGCGACCGGAAACCGAACGCCGGCGAGGCTGCGAATATGCTCTCTCCTGTTTCGGCCTCCGGCGAGGTCTCTTCCTGCTTGTCGAGCAGCTCGAGCGGCATCTCCAGCGCGCGAAGCTTGCGCTACGCTAAAAGATGCAGAGGCGCGATTGTTGAGCGTGTGACCGGGATCGGACGTGAGACGGCCGAGCCGTCGAGTCGCCCAGCTGGTTCGCCGCACCTGCGTCGGCGTGGCGAAGCCATACTCAAGTTGCTCTCTTGCGGTGACTCCTCTGAAGTGAAGATCCGTCAAATGCTCGGTGACAGCCCCGACACCAGCAAAGCTCTAAGAAT GTTACTAAGGGTGGATGCTGTGAAAAGATCAGGCTCGGGAGGGCGTTATGATCCTTATGTTTACACGGTACACATCTTTATAATTCACTAA